From a single Sphingosinicellaceae bacterium genomic region:
- a CDS encoding flagellar motor switch protein FliG produces the protein MIQMPLSGAQKCAVLLLLLDEGAAAALLRGLEPHEVRAVGDAMVSVAEIDPRAIDAVLDDFLAAHSEVAALGRDGAQLRDVMTQAFGAPRAATVLDRLGPSVTAPPFAGLAWAEPAQIAALIAADHPQVGAVILAHLPAEIASVVVAALPPEVQASVLVRLARLGPVSTATIARLEADVEQQLRELVAAQPPEGRGGTAAAAKLVGQVTDPTKLLEVLRGVDAELGDAIAEQLFVFADLIRIDSRGLQAIVREADPEILVVALEGADAALRAHIFAAMSQRAAAQIEDELASLAPLKREEVTAAQAKIAAGVRRLAENGALMLPGGAGYV, from the coding sequence ATGATCCAGATGCCGCTGTCGGGCGCCCAGAAATGCGCGGTGCTGCTGCTCCTCCTCGACGAGGGCGCAGCGGCGGCGCTGCTCCGCGGCCTCGAGCCGCACGAGGTCCGGGCCGTCGGCGACGCCATGGTCTCGGTCGCCGAGATCGACCCGCGCGCTATCGACGCCGTGCTCGATGACTTCCTCGCCGCGCATTCGGAAGTCGCCGCGCTCGGCCGCGACGGCGCGCAGCTTCGCGACGTGATGACCCAGGCGTTCGGCGCACCGCGCGCCGCGACCGTGCTCGATCGCCTCGGGCCGTCGGTCACCGCGCCGCCGTTCGCCGGGCTGGCGTGGGCCGAACCCGCGCAGATCGCCGCGCTGATCGCCGCCGACCACCCCCAGGTCGGCGCCGTCATCCTCGCGCATTTGCCCGCCGAGATCGCGTCGGTGGTCGTCGCCGCGCTTCCCCCCGAGGTGCAGGCCAGCGTCCTCGTCCGCCTCGCCCGCCTCGGCCCGGTGTCGACCGCGACGATCGCCCGCCTCGAAGCCGACGTCGAGCAGCAGCTTCGCGAACTCGTCGCCGCACAGCCACCGGAGGGACGCGGCGGTACCGCAGCCGCCGCCAAGCTCGTCGGTCAGGTCACCGATCCGACCAAGTTGCTCGAGGTCCTGCGCGGCGTCGATGCCGAACTCGGCGACGCCATCGCCGAGCAGTTGTTCGTCTTCGCCGACCTGATCCGCATCGACTCTCGCGGCCTCCAGGCGATCGTCCGCGAGGCCGATCCCGAAATCCTCGTCGTCGCGCTCGAAGGTGCCGACGCAGCGCTCCGTGCCCACATTTTCGCCGCCATGTCGCAGCGCGCCGCCGCCCAGATCGAGGACGAACTGGCCTCGCTCGCCCCCCTCAAGCGCGAGGAAGTCACCGCCGCGCAGGCGAAGATCGCCGCCGGAGTCCGCCGCCTCGCCGAGAACGGCGCCCTGATGCTGCCGGGGGGTGCCGGGTATGTCTGA
- a CDS encoding FliI/YscN family ATPase, with protein sequence MTATAALAELARDAVPGPPPGPRIGGRVLAYDGLTIDCTGLASRVGAICSVGSQHIPAEVIGFRDGRTLLMGLAQPGALLPGAAVLPLADAARVSVGEALLGRILDGGGRPLDGGPVPRTETRVPLDPPAINPLRRSAVREVLDCGVRTINALLTLGRGQRVGIMAGSGVGKSVLLGQIARYSAAQVVVVALIGERGREIGDFVASQLDAKSRARTLVIAVAADDAPLLRVRGVMRAHAVAEHFRAQGRHVLLIVDSLTRVAHAQREIGAALGEGLGARGYPPSAIGLLPRLVERAGNDAETGGSVTAIYTVLADGDDMNDPVVDAARGVLDGHIVLSRATAQLGIYPAIDIAASVSRSMHDLVEPSHAAAAAKFRRAQALIDANRDLVLMGAYAPGHDAALDAALSAREAMEAFRTQPRSERAGFAASVAALHAAVPG encoded by the coding sequence GTGACCGCAACCGCAGCCCTCGCCGAGCTCGCCCGCGACGCCGTTCCCGGCCCGCCGCCCGGCCCGCGCATCGGCGGCCGCGTCCTTGCCTACGACGGGCTGACCATCGACTGCACCGGCCTCGCCAGCCGCGTCGGCGCGATCTGCAGCGTCGGCAGCCAGCACATTCCCGCCGAGGTCATCGGCTTCCGCGACGGCCGGACCCTGCTGATGGGCCTCGCCCAGCCCGGCGCGCTACTCCCCGGAGCGGCGGTCCTGCCGCTCGCCGACGCCGCGCGCGTTTCGGTCGGCGAGGCGCTGCTCGGGCGCATCCTCGATGGGGGCGGGCGACCACTCGACGGCGGCCCTGTCCCGCGCACCGAGACGCGGGTGCCCCTCGATCCGCCCGCTATCAATCCGCTGCGCCGCTCTGCGGTCCGTGAGGTCCTCGACTGCGGCGTCCGCACGATCAACGCGCTGCTCACCCTCGGGCGCGGGCAACGGGTGGGCATCATGGCGGGCAGCGGCGTCGGCAAGTCGGTGCTGCTCGGCCAGATCGCGCGCTACTCCGCGGCCCAGGTCGTGGTCGTCGCGCTGATCGGCGAGCGCGGCCGCGAGATCGGCGATTTCGTCGCCAGCCAGCTCGACGCGAAGTCCCGCGCCCGCACGCTCGTCATCGCCGTCGCTGCCGACGACGCGCCGCTGCTCCGCGTCCGCGGCGTCATGCGCGCGCATGCCGTGGCCGAGCACTTCCGCGCGCAAGGCCGCCACGTCCTGCTCATCGTCGACAGCCTGACCCGCGTTGCGCACGCCCAGCGCGAGATCGGCGCGGCATTGGGCGAAGGCCTCGGCGCCCGCGGCTATCCGCCGTCCGCGATCGGCCTGCTGCCGCGCCTCGTCGAGCGCGCCGGCAACGACGCCGAGACCGGCGGCTCGGTGACCGCGATCTACACCGTGCTGGCGGACGGCGACGACATGAACGACCCCGTCGTCGATGCGGCGCGCGGCGTCCTCGACGGCCACATCGTGCTGTCGCGCGCTACCGCCCAGCTCGGGATCTACCCGGCGATCGACATCGCCGCGTCGGTCAGCCGCTCGATGCACGACCTCGTCGAGCCCAGCCACGCCGCCGCCGCCGCCAAGTTCCGCCGCGCCCAGGCGCTGATCGACGCCAACCGCGACCTCGTCCTGATGGGCGCCTACGCCCCCGGTCACGACGCCGCGCTCGACGCAGCACTGTCCGCCCGCGAGGCGATGGAGGCGTTCCGCACCCAGCCCCGTAGCGAGCGCGCCGGCTTCGCCGCCTCGGTGGCCGCCCTCCACGCCGCGGTGCCGGGATGA
- a CDS encoding flagellar basal body-associated FliL family protein — MADPDPKAKKAGKGGAALKVLLIVGAFGGGAAAGGLGAVMAFDAMPGKLGLGAPSHETSKLEYVELDNAFTSNLVDTGRFLQLRIAVSTTGGPSTVAALQQHKLAIVSAVLGVLGDLSEADVAGGPAKAKLRLKLRETVDSVLRQKANVAGIDEVFLTSLVVQ; from the coding sequence ATGGCCGACCCTGACCCCAAGGCGAAGAAGGCCGGCAAGGGCGGTGCCGCGCTCAAGGTCCTGCTGATCGTCGGCGCGTTTGGCGGCGGGGCCGCGGCGGGTGGCCTCGGCGCGGTGATGGCGTTCGACGCGATGCCCGGCAAACTTGGGCTCGGCGCCCCGTCGCACGAGACGTCGAAGCTCGAATATGTCGAACTCGACAACGCCTTCACCTCGAACCTCGTCGACACCGGGCGGTTCCTGCAGCTGCGGATCGCGGTCTCGACCACCGGCGGCCCGAGCACGGTCGCGGCGCTCCAGCAGCACAAGCTGGCGATCGTCTCCGCCGTTCTCGGGGTCCTCGGCGACCTGTCGGAGGCCGACGTCGCGGGCGGACCGGCCAAGGCCAAGCTGCGCCTCAAGCTCCGCGAAACCGTCGACAGCGTGCTCCGCCAGAAGGCGAATGTCGCCGGTATCGACGAGGTCTTCCTG